GCCCCGCGTGGCAGTggcgtaagggggggggggaggattccGCAGGTCTGAACACATTTGTTTGCGTTTTGcgcgtttcggggggggggggggggggggggtcacggggTTCTGCGGGGGCTAAACCGAGACGCGGCGCAAACGAGCCACAGCTgagaataattatttatttataggaATCCGTGACTCCAACTTCCCATAAGCGCGTCACCCCGCGCCCTGCTGGCCCAGCAGAAAAAGCCCCGCGCTCGGGTCGCCGGGCGACCGCCCCGTCTCCACGGAGAACGCTCCGCACGCTCCGGCGTGGAGCGCAGGCTCCGCGCTGTGAGAACAGCGTCCGCGCGCCGCAGATTGTTTACAAACAACTGCGTCTGAATCCCTTTCAACACGGCCCcgctggggaggagggggcccGGGAGGAAAGCGCTGTCGGGCGATGGCATGAATGTAACGGAAGAGTTGtgtaattgtttgattgttcttttttcccAGACCAGTCATCtgttctttttcctcttttttgagTGTTTGATTCCAGCTGTCACGACCTGCCATGTGACGGTGACGCCATTTTGGCTCGGGGGGGCTTTACAGCTTAATAGTGTAATGAATTTACGACACGACAGAACAAACTAATTAACACCGCAGATTAATAAGGCcatatggggttttttttccctgcataaCTTGTAACTCCACACGTGCATTTAATTTCTCTCTACATATTTCTTTGCAAaggctttttctctcttttacttGTTAGTTTacttgaggattttttttttttctcaaagcatcaacattcaaataaaattaaaatgttttatagttTTGTCGTGTTATTTGGAATCtggaaatgtgtgtatgtgtggctacatgtgcagttgtgtgtgtgtgggggggggggggggcggtttgtaaattgtaaatctTTGTGCTCTTGTGTCCACGTGCATCCGAGTGTTGCGTGAAGACTGCAGTTGGCACCTTTGCACTGAAGGCCTGCGGCTCTGTCACCGGTCTGCACTGGCCTCACAGTGGAAGCAAGGAGAGCCATCTTGGCACAGAGGTACTGGGAgagagcctgtgtgtctgtgtgtctgtccgtatCCAGCAGTAGGCCTCCGGCCAACGTGACATGATTCCGGTTGGCTGGACTGAAAAACCGCAGAGCACTTTTCCAGTCAGTCCCAGATGATGTGCGTCTCTCCCTCTCGGAACGGCATGCGGTGCTGCAGGGGGGCTTTCCCAGCAGgcaaaggggagagggagagggggcgcGAGAGGGAGGAGGTGTTTACCCCAGTCTGGGAGAAGGCACATCAAAGTGCGATGGCGCGCTCTCgatgagctaattaaataaagatCCGTCCCGGAGAAGGGGTACAGGCCTGCCAGTAAATCCGTCACATGAAAGTTCCGAGCCTCCgccaccaaccccccccacccccaccccccatccccgaGACTTGAGCAATGTGGTCCCTCTGGTGGCGCGCTTCACGTTTCTGACGTGAGCGGGCTGCCGTGAATTACAATAGCCCGCGTTCCGGGCGGCTGCTGTTGTGCAAAGGGCCGAGCGGGGACGGAGATAATCATCTGTTTACGTCTGCGAGGAAAAGATCAGGAACGAAAAATACCATCCGCGGCTCGAAGGACAAAGCCCTTTCCATTAGTTTGCCAGTAGACCCATTTCCATTTCTGACGTCCGAGTGGGAAATAGGCTTTGTCGAAGACCAGCCTCCAcagcttttaaaatatgtattttttaagctCACATTTAGCTAAAcgattcatttagcagacatttttATCCGGAGTGATTCTCAGGGCCGtcatggaaaacaaaacaaagcacaaataGCAAGGATGTCTCTAGGCCCCGTGACAGAGTAGGCCATTATGCTTGTGAAACTGCTGTAAGTGCTGAGATCCTGAAAGGGTCAGCAGCCAGCTGACACACACTGCGCGACTGAACGCTGTCTTAACCCACCTTCTGTTATTAGCAGGCGGGAAGCGGCCGTAGGAAGAGAACTGTCTCCTTTAATGAGGAAGTGGCTTTGATGTCTTCTGTGATGAAAGCGGGATGGAGCGCCGCGCGTCCTGTTTCTCTGCGCCCGGCCCGGTCCTCTGGCCGCGGCTGACTGCCATGTTAAAGCGAAATGGAAAGCCCTCGCGCTCGTAACTCAGGGGGCCCCTGTGAACTTATATGAGGTGACGGGAGACAGAActttcccctcttcccccccccccccccccccccccttgcgcAGGAGGAAGCGCGCACCATGCACTCGGGGAGACCCGCCCCCGCCCATGTGTGCACCTGGACCCGGGCCCCGAATGCTTTCAgtcagaggaacagagagaactctcccttcttcccccccacccccccggcgcCCTCTCATTTTCTGCCCCTACTGACGGGAAGCCTAACCTGTCATTAGATGGGGCTCATAGATTACCAGGTGCTGAGATCCGTCCTGCACAGAGAGGAGTCGCAGTCACCCGGCTGGTCAGCTGCGCTCCCACCACATCCTGCCCTAAACGTGAACAAAAAGGGCCCGCAAGTGAAAGGGGGCCAGGATCGATTCTAATGagagaatctctctctctgtctctctctctctgtctctctctgtctctctgtctctctctctctctgtctctctctctctctctctctctgtctctctctgtctctctgtctctctctctctctctctctctctcaccagtgTGCCTCTCCCACTCACTAGTGTGCAACTAAGCaagtaaaaattttaattaatggacttggaaaaaaaatggaaagaaaatgtgacaaaaagtCTTCAAAAAATTGCACCCCTCCCTTTTTCACAGAAGAGTGATGTCggattcctctctctccccctcttcctgacAGCTGAAGAGCCTGAGTGTGACGGGCTCAGGTGATCAGTGTCTGTACCTGCTGTGGTTAGTCTGGAGCCCCTGTCTGGCTTTTGTGCGTGGAGAGGAAGACTGCAATTTGTTCAACAGAAATGCCTCCCCCCCTTCAGGAAACAACTGTCAGGCATTGgtgttttgtgttggtgtttCAGGAGGTAAAGACAGATGCAAAGACCTGTAATATCCACGCCACCCCAGAGTCAGATCATTTCTCTGCTTGTCTTCGGGTGGAGGTGGAGCCATCTTTGGTGCCACTGGCGGTATGCTGGGcttctgcagtctgcagtgggttaaggtggagagtgctgtcagtcactctgcagtctgtaGTGGGTTAAGGTGGAGAGTGCCgtcagtcactctgcagtctgtaGTGGGTTAAGGTGGAGAGTGCCgtcagtcactctgcagtctgtaGTGGGTTAAGGTGCAGAGTGCCgtcagtcactctgcagtctgtaGTGGGTTAAGGTGCAGAGTGCCgtcagtcactctgcagtctgtaGTGGGTTAAGGTGGAGAGTGCCgtcagtcactctgcagtctgtaGTGGGTTAAGGTGGAGAGTGCCgtcagtcactctgcagtctgtaGTGGGTTAAGTTGGAGAGTGCCgtcagtcactctgcagtctgtaGTGGGTTAAGGTGGAGAGTGCCgtcagtcactctgcagtctgtaGTGGGTTAAGGTGGAGAGTGCCgtcagtcactctgcagtctgtaGTGGGTTAAGGTGGAGAGTGCCgtcagtcactctgcagtctgtaGTGGGTTAAGGTGGAGAGTGCCgtcagtcactctgcagtctgtaGTGGGTTAAGGTGGAGAGTGCCgtcagtcactctgcagtctgtaGTGGGTTAAGGTGGAGAGTGCCgtcagtcactctgcagtctgtaGTGGGTTAAGGTGGAGAGTGCCgtcagtcactctgcagtctgtaGTGGGTTAAGGTGGAGAGTGCCgtcagtcactctgcagtctgtaGTGGGTTAAGGTGGAGAGTGCCgtcagtcactctgcagtctgtaGTGGGTTAAGGTGGAGAGTGCCgtcagtcactctgcagtctgtaGTGGGTTAAGATGGAGAGTGCCGTCAGTCACATGCTCAACCTGCCCGTTTGCGGACTTTGGGAATGGGCCGGagactgggagggggcgggcacTCGTATGGGGAGCTGGCTCAGAGGCCACTTACTGCTTCAGCCTTTAATTAGACCCTAGATTTGAACAAAAAAGGGCCCACAAATGAAAGGGGGCCTGGATCGATCCGGTGGAAGTAATTCTAATGAGaggtggctctctctctgtctctttctctcacacacacacacacacaaaatatttttcttctcgACAATTCAAGTGTTCAGGACCATACAACAGTCCCTTTGATCTTTGAATTATATACTGTTGCTTTTACTTAAAagttctcctctccctctctctctcatttaaaaatgttttaatgctttATTAGCATGACCTGTCATGCAATACACATTGCCAAATGTTTCTGTCTCATAATTACACTGagtacactctctctcaggatATTGATCTCAAACGTGATGCATCTGAATTCCTAATGTGTGTTTACACAAGTATGAATATTgctatatattaaaataatttaactcaCTCTTCCTGTTTTGTTGTAAACAGTTGTGATTTTCAGAGCTATGTATGTAAACAGACTATTGAAGTCTAAATCCAAGCCCTCTCTTACTAGACTGGTGAAAGACTAAACACCCGTCATACGCATAGTGCCTAATCTCTACTGGGAATAAACGACTGTAGTGAAGTCACCTTTTCTGGAAAATACTTACAGGAAAAAGGCACAATACAAACActatttcatgatttaaaaaattcctCCTGGCCATGTGTTCCTTTGTGATGTGGTTGTTGGGAAGACCAATCTGGCAACCTGTGGAATCCTCCGATCAGGGCAACTGGAGGACCCGAGTCCTGTGTCGGAGCACATGCTTTCAGTCAGTCTCACAGCATTCATGTGAGTTTCAGTGGCTCCGGGTAACTGGGAACCGATGGAACTGAACTCAGAAATGGTTTGAGACTCTGTCCTCAACCTGAGGTCCTACCAGTGCAGGGGCTGTAGACCTGTTTTTACAATCCATTGCAATGGCAGAGAAGTGATGCTTGTTCCACCATAAAACGATGCCGTTTGGTTCCCGTTAGCGTCAGGGTATatgtttcattgtgttttatttgtttgatgaGTAGCATCAGGTTTTGTGTGGGAGCAGCCCACGCTGGCAACCAACTGTAGCACCACCGATTTGGGACCTGTCCCTTCAGGGTCTGTGTGACACTGGGGCCTGCCCTGACCGCTTGCCCGTTTGAGGGGGTGTGTCAGGTTTCCATTCTCACCATCTGCGCAGACGTAAGTGTCCCTTCTCAGAGATGCGTAATCTTATTTTCAGGGCGtcttattaaaaaacaaaataaaaatactatgAACATGAAACCACAGTGTGGGCTGCTCGCTCAGGGGGTGTCAGTAAGACAGTAATGACAGGCAGTTTAAAAGAAATAGTCTTTTAGGGCAAACCACAGATTGCTTTCTTCTGTTACATCTTACATGGTTTTTCTGTGAACTGGTGATGGGCTGCCTGTGTGGATTTCAGCTACTCTCATTTCGGAAGTGAAGGGGGCAAAAATCAGGCCCTGAATTCCCCTTAAAATCCATATCGGAAACATTACTTCATCAGCttgcattttgtcatttatttggcTTTCTTTGGAAATCTAAATTCAGACAAATCGGTTTTCCACTtgtggttggggttggggtggggggggggtggggtgtacaGACAGATGACAGTGCTGTACACTAGAGCACAggcaacacatacagtacacaatgtTATGAGGAAGGGaacttttcccaaaaaaaataaaaaaataaaattaaatcctTATGTatccaaaaacacagaaagtgaATATTTCATGCCTGTATGTGCATACTTGAGATGGGAAACTGTCCAGCTCCAATGTGCCTTAAAAGCAGCTGGAAACTGTAAACAAGACCATTAGTGATACATTGGTAAACCAGtgctcattattatttattggtctATAACATTGCAAGAGTCATTTTGTTTATGAAAGCATTGTTGCCAGCTAAgcttagttttttaaaaagcaatagtGCTTGAGTTGTCACTAGTTTGTGGCaggaatatttaatttttttttcttctaaaagcAACTGAGCTGGAAACTTGTATATTACAGTAATTGAGGAAAAGGACATTTTCACTTACTGATAAAGTAAACTCCAAGGAATTGATAagaatcagattttattttccgAGTATTAATCCAAGAGTAATTTAAAGGGaacatatatttgttttattttaatttccagttaaataatgacaataataggCTAATGTTTTTGAGGGGAAAGAATTACAGAGGATAATTTTCAGTCAAGCCCATTAGCTGTTTACAACTAAAATATAAGCAAAACATTGAACAGTTGTGTATGTACAAACGAGGGTCTGGGGTTTAATTATAAAGAAAGTGTTATTAGTTACTCTAGGGGGAACTATCGGCTACTTAATTCCATCAGATATTCCTATATCCAGCGATATAATGCACACTTCGCAAGtcattttgggttttttgttctgctgaattttattaatttttaaaagttcaacaacatgaaaatgtatgtgcCACCTGAACGACTGAGGCAGCTTAATATGCTTTTAAAGAAATGTGAGGTTAATTTGGAAAGTGTTCGCTCCCTGAAATTTGTAATCGCTGAAAATGATACACATCTCGCCATTTCAGTGAGATTTTAAAACTCTCCACCACTGTAAAGAGTTATTTGTTCCCTGATGAAGAGCTCCACCCGACAAACCTGTGATACATGCTCTGCATCTCTATTCTTAGGCCAGTTGAGAACCCAGTAGAATAGAATCAATCAACAGTTGATTCCAGAATCAGTCTTTATAATGTTattaacaaatataatttttataatcATTTCCGAATAACAAGGGAGCTATACATTGTTACCAAATCAATACAACGCTGCACATGTGCACCCTGGATATGTAAACGAAAGACCGGAAAGTTGCGATTTGCTCATTCAGACGGCTGTTTACATCTGACTGGAAAACAGAGGCCTATATTTGTCTAAATATCCCCaaacttaaacttttttttttttttttttttacagctttacTGAAATGGTTTGATTGCAAGGCTACATTTTGCATGTTCATAATTACTAGACATTTAGGCTATTAACACTCCCAGCTGTGAACTCAGAAATCACACctagataaaataatttttaagtaGCCTACGCCCTTTCAAGATCTTTGTTAGATAATTCGCTAGTGATACAAAGGGGTTCATTTGATCTCAGGAACATTTGCAGCTATTACATTTAGAAGTAGCGTACTGCATTTCTAAGAAGAAAAACGCGCTTAGTATTTGGCTAACTGAAAATGCGCATCTGGAATTGAGCTCGTGTGAGCAAAGAAGAGTtaatagaacattttaaaattttgaagcCAACTAGTTACCTGATTGATGGCATTAATACAATTAATCTATTGCCATTCTATAGCATGAAGGtgagttaaatattttaattcaaaggCATTTTAGACCTAGGCTACTGCTTCAGATATGGTGGCTAACAACATTGGATTTACGACtaataaatagcctacattcGTCTAATTGTCACGAGTTATAGCCTGCCCGTTTAGATTAGCTATTATAGTTGGCTATTAATCGTTTTCATTGAGCCCCATTCGGATATTTCGAACGCGATGTTTGAATTGAAGGCGAGAAGGCCAattgtttatttacatttttctagCCACCAATGGCAAATAGTTAGAATGTTCTTCAACCCTGAAACGAATAGGAGTAGGCTACCCCTGTACAACCTACATAAGgtgtttttaaatagaaattataatttgttattattttagctATCCTAAGCACGGGTTGCATGCACATCGACTTATTAGACCTAGGCTActcttaataatttattttaaaacgaaGTATTTTAGTTAAAGTTAATTAAgtaggtttatttatttgttctagATTTTAGCTGTAGTGAGAGTGGAATAGCAGTATTTATTTCACGGTTATAACAGATATGATGCTAATTTAACTGATAATGTCTAACAGCCCTGATGGAAAAGTTTCTCCAAGCAATTAAGCGCACCGCTAGTGCACTGCTAACACCTGTGCAAAGCTTATAATAATTAGCTGCAGTTGTAATATTTGTTCCCCTTTACCAAGGAATTTGGGTGAACAACTTTGAGTAATTAGTTTCCTTATTCCGAGTGTTATTTCTACTGTAAACACGTCAATGGTGTGAGGGTCTGGCTCTTGACAGAATTTGACCCAAATTATCCAGCTACAGAAAAGCTGAGGGAAACCCGTCTCTCTTGTCGCCCACTCGATTGTAAAAATTACACAGCAATCTTTTCTGCTGTGACGTTTTCGGTATAAGTGGAACTTGCTGTGTCAATGTTGGACTGTTCAGTTTCCCGAGTACTAATAACCAGACTGTGGAAAGAGCGTGAGGCAACGATTTAAAAAgcgctgagaaaaaaaaagtttggcaGCGAGGGCCACAGCAGGACTTTCGTTTTGACAAGGTTTATACGCTATAACAAGAGACCACGGAGCAAACCCTCGCATAGCCTATATGAAACTATACCGGGTGATTCAGCACCGGGGCGAGCACTGACAAGACAATCTGTTTCCATATCAGAATGTTGCTACATCATCATGTCCTAATTCCTCAATACTAATGAACGTTTTTCAGCTTCCGATTactatttaaatttattttcggGCTGTCAGGGGTGGTTAGTATTTCTCAATgtacacccccacacccacacatacgtCAAAGACATGCCAAGAAAAGTACTACTTTATTTTCCATCTAAATTAAATGTAGCATATGGGCTGTCAACAGTCCTTCTGACTTTGTCCACAGCTTTTCACCATTTTGTCCCTTCATTTCTGTTCTCGTTGTGGTCATTTAGGGGCTTTGTCTTACGTTACAATTTACAAATAGTTTCTTCCCCAATATATTTACTTGGTTTTACTCAGCTTGGCTATTCAGCACCTCCCCACAACGAACAAAACCAGGGAATTTTCTTTGCACCAAAACCCTCTGACATTCACTTACGAGCACAATAACTGACACGGTAGGAAATAAACACAGACGAGTACACGGATAGAGCAATGAACATTTATAtcataatttacattttgacatGTTGCACATAACTATGTAAACCGGCatgtaaacaaaagaaagagtTTTTCCTTTAAAGACTGAAGTAGGTGAAACTTTGCAGGGGAAACTTTGGTCATTGTTCAGGTGGAAGCTCCACTGTACTGCTACATTCAGGGCGCCAACCCTCGGCCACAGACGCATTCGCCGTGGAGACGAGATCATCTTAAAGCTATTGCTGAATAGTCTCTTTGTCAAATCTGGTTTTAAAAAGCACCGGCAGTAAAGAGACAGAAATGCCAGTGCAGACGACCGCTTTGGTCTGTGCTATTCACGAGAGCGATGGGGGcaaattccaaaaaacaaacacgaaAACAAAAAGCTATAGGCTAAGAACAGATCACAGCTAATGAACCAACACTTCATTTATACATTAGACACACAATATTCCTCttagtttcttttattttcattgtaattattttttggtGCTTGAAACAAAACCAAGTGAACTTTGGTAACTAGCCCTCAAATCCAAAAAAAGCTCTCTCTTTACGTTCAATAGTCTCCTTTTGGTATCGACAGCATATCAAAGATCACTTTTGCCTCTACAGATATACAGAGTATTCTCAGCTTCATAGCCGACGTGCTACATCTAAATGGATTTCTCCGGCTCTTTGGGCCGAGCTGAAAAATGGActctttcagttcattttggtttttcttCTTCAAGTAGCAAAGCAATAAATATAACAGCCGCTCCCTCGTCTCtccggacacacacacactgaggtaaccgttgttgaaaaaaatatacaaaatgccCTTTAGTTTTAGTTAAATTACCTAGAACTTAAACACAAGTACAGATACTGGGGGCGACAATGtggaacaaaaacaagtttttttctttcttttttacactAATGATCCCATGgtttaacatttcaaatgtcGACCTTTGGCAACACAAAAGCAAGCCATTGATATTTCATACCTTATGTGAAAAAACAACCCTGAATACTGAATTATGCTGGCCTCTACTATACATTTAATTGTCTCGCTCTCTAATCTCAACCTAAcaagacaagcacacacaagaagaaaaatatcTACAAAAGAATGGCCACatagaaaaagacagaaataagaaaatattcaatTACAATGAATTATCTGGTCATTGTAAACATTTCCATGTATTGCTTTTAGACTATTTAAACTAATTGCATAATAAATTAGGGAAAATATATAagaattgaacaaaaaaaaaactgcaaataatgacaacaaatacaacaataataatattaataataatattaaatcatGGGTACACGATTGTCTTTAACATAAGTGGAAAGAGGAGGAGACCATGAGTAGTCTGAAACAATGCCTTTCTTAGCCCTGAGTACAAAAGTCCCTGATGGAGGAGCCAAAGCCTTGTTACAATGACAAAAGAAACTATGTACACCTCTTGCCCCAGGCATCCTGGCGCTCATATACACAGTCACTTTCCATTTCACGGTTCCTTCAGTAAAAGCTGGGCGTTCGGGGTGAGGCTTATGCATCCATGGGTTCGTCGGATTCCTGTTTGACCTTGATGGGGAACAGAGGTAGAGGGCTACTGTGTCTCAGCTTGATGACGGAGGTCTCGCTGCCGGGCTCGTAGAGGCCGTAGCCCGCAGAGAGCAGCTCACCAGCGCTGCCGCCCTTGTGGTAGGAGGCCTTGAGGTCCATCTCCCGCCAGAGCATGTTGAGGATCTGCTTTTCCACCACCGTCTCCACGTCCACACTGTCCATCTCCTCGAGCCGGTCGGCGTTGTCGCTGAGGTCGAAGCGCTCGATCTCCTCGTTGACGCGGTTGAGGTCGCCGAGGGAGCGCACAGGAGGGGAGGGTGCGGCGGGGCAGTGGCCCTTCAGGTGGACCTTGAGGCTGCTCACGTGGATGTAGCAGCGGTGGCAGTGCAGGCACTTGTGTGGGCGATCACGCGTGTGCAAGCGCTTGTGCAGCTTGAGGTGCACAAACTGTGTAAACTTGGCCGGACACAGCTTGCACTGGTAGGGCTTCTCGCCCGAGTGCAGGCGCAGGTGAGTCTTCAGGTTGCTGGTGCTGCTGAATCGCTTGTGACACACCTGTGTGGAAGGGGAGAGTTCAAAGGTCAGATGCTGACAGCAGTCACGCCAACACAACATTACTCAGAGGCACTAATACTGAATTGACACAGATTTACATTGGGGAGcgacataattattttatatgtcaAACAGACAGGCTATCAGGTAGATAGACAAATAGGTGTGTGGGGCTGCCGTCTTACCTGGCACTCGTGTGGTTTTTCACCTGTGTGGACCAGATAATGTTTCTGCAGGTGGGCCAGCTGGGTGAAGCCCTTATTGCAGGTGTGACACTTGAAGGGCCTCTCTCCACTGTGAACACGCAAATGCACCTGAGAGCACAAGttagggaaaagaaaacaattagtTCCAGACAAATCCTAGTCAGTCTTAGTGCTTGAGTTTCAGTATGTTATTGTGCCAGAGGGCAACTGAGGGGGAATCATGTCCTTATTATGGTTCAGAAGGAAAAGAAACTTAAACATAATAGCTAAAATATTAGAGAACTGATTGGATAGGACAAGTTGCAAGGAACCTTACCTTCAGGTTTGAGAGCTGCCCGAAGGTCTTGTTGCAGACATTGCACTCGTACTTGATCTTGCCGTTCTGCTTCGTGAGTGGGTAGGGCAGCGTCTTGTAACCGGTGGTGCTGCTGCCACGCTTCATCTTGCTGAGGTTGATGGCCTCCTCATCGGCGCGGCCAACGGGCAGCAGAGCCGGGGTGGGCTTGGTGGGCATCCGTTCGGTGGAGGCGGCCGAGCCGGCGGTGGGCGAGCCGCTGCCGGGCCCGTGGGGGGCACTGTCCTTCAGGGAAGTGGCTGCTGAGAAGGCGCTGGTGGACGCCGGGAGCAGGAAGTCTCTGTGAGCGTTGTCAGGTGGCAGGAGAAGCCGTCGCCCTCCCTCGGGGGGTAGCATGCTGGTGGGGAGGGGCATGTGGGGGGGCAGCGCCCCTCCAGGGACCAAGTTGCTGTAAATGGGGTACATGCGGGGGAAGATGGAGCTCACGGGACCCCCGCTCAGCCCATTACAGCCCATGGGGTAGTGGGACAGGAGGTAGCGAGAATAGTGGGGACTGGGGTAGAACGCTGaggggaggtgggcgggggaCGGGTAGTCGGGGTAGTGTCCCAGACCGCGGCGGTACAGCGCTGAGGGGAAGAAGCCCTCCTTGTGCTCGTGGGTGGAGGGTGTCGGGCCCTGCAGCCCGGGGCTGCTTTGAGGGCTGGTCTCCGGGCTGCTccgggctgtggggctgggCGTGGCGGAGGACTGGCCAGGCGAGCGGGCGGGGTAGCTAGTGCGGTTCAGGCCAAATGCGGGGCTGGCCTTCAAGTACTCTTCGTTGATGTGGGGGCGGATGGGGTAGATGACGCGGGGGTTGAAGGTGCGCTCTGGACTGCACTTGCGGGACGGCGGGCTGTCCAGACACGTGGGGCGCGTGGGTAGGGGCCTGCTGGGCTCCTTGTGGGTTCCCTTGAGGATTTCGGAGACGCTGTGCTCCCTCTTTCCAGAGCTCTTCTCCCAGATCGGGGACACCTCAGAGGTCTGCTGCTTTACCTCCATCAAACTCTGCtctgtggagagaaaaagacaaatcGTTACTCCCTCTGTTCCCTTAAAGCGGTGTACCCCTCCCTTTGTCTATCTGTAATGCGGTTCATTTGTGTCtgaaagacagacaggagaaGCATGGTTTATCTGACCGCAGCAAGCGAGCAAAGCAGCGAGGTCGCCTTTCCTTGCTACAGGAGAATAAGAGAGACTGAGTGCCGGGCGTTTCTGCAATGGCGACCGCTGTGACGAGACAGACCCCCGGCCAAACCGCAACGACTGCCTGTCCTTGCCAACTCAACCGCGAACTGTTGGCACAGCACTGAGCATCAGTGTGGAAAGGAACAGTGATCCATGTACTCACTactacacactgacacagcacactCCCACATAGATCATTGGACTCAGCAGAGGATTTCAACccgttttttatattttggtggCGTTTCCACAGTTTTCATGGTCGGTAAAAATGCTGACGAGGAGTTTGGCAAACAAAGAGCCTCTTTCTCCAGCCATCACAGACGTTTGAAAAAGTAGAGTAATGAAGTTTTCTAATTTGGGCGACAGTTTGATGAATCATTGTGAATAAGGACCTGGGGCCATGAAGGAAGTGAGGTCCGGTAGAGCCcctgggtgggggcagggggaggggggagatatCACTAGGGTAGATAAGATcgagaggagaaggggggaggtggaggggggttaAGGGGCTGAGTGAACATTTCCTGCTGATAGTGGTCACAAAGCCTGGCCTgccgactccccccccccacccacccacccacccacccacccaaattTGGGCACCTCCTGACAAAGTAGCCAATGAAGACTATGTCCATCTCAGGGCCCTTTGTCCCAGCGTTT
This window of the Anguilla anguilla isolate fAngAng1 chromosome 1, fAngAng1.pri, whole genome shotgun sequence genome carries:
- the prdm1a gene encoding PR domain zinc finger protein 1a isoform X2, whose amino-acid sequence is MLTTEGAPHTAEHIAVKMDVEDADMTQWTEAEFEKKCTYTVKDHPLEGGSESSELTRAEASLPRNLLFKHHPSSKEVIGVASREYIPKGTRFGPLVGESYTAETVPKDANRKYFWRIYSEGEFHHFVDGFNEQKSNWMRYVNPAHSQQEQNLAACQNDMNIYFYTVKPIPANQELLVWYCPEFAERLHYPPSGELMMQKLKQSLMEVKQQTSEVSPIWEKSSGKREHSVSEILKGTHKEPSRPLPTRPTCLDSPPSRKCSPERTFNPRVIYPIRPHINEEYLKASPAFGLNRTSYPARSPGQSSATPSPTARSSPETSPQSSPGLQGPTPSTHEHKEGFFPSALYRRGLGHYPDYPSPAHLPSAFYPSPHYSRYLLSHYPMGCNGLSGGPVSSIFPRMYPIYSNLVPGGALPPHMPLPTSMLPPEGGRRLLLPPDNAHRDFLLPASTSAFSAATSLKDSAPHGPGSGSPTAGSAASTERMPTKPTPALLPVGRADEEAINLSKMKRGSSTTGYKTLPYPLTKQNGKIKYECNVCNKTFGQLSNLKVHLRVHSGERPFKCHTCNKGFTQLAHLQKHYLVHTGEKPHECQVCHKRFSSTSNLKTHLRLHSGEKPYQCKLCPAKFTQFVHLKLHKRLHTRDRPHKCLHCHRCYIHVSSLKVHLKGHCPAAPSPPVRSLGDLNRVNEEIERFDLSDNADRLEEMDSVDVETVVEKQILNMLWREMDLKASYHKGGSAGELLSAGYGLYEPGSETSVIKLRHSSPLPLFPIKVKQESDEPMDA
- the prdm1a gene encoding PR domain zinc finger protein 1a isoform X1 — protein: MCGSALGVPASQHSTVMLTTEGAPHTAEHIAVKMDVEDADMTQWTEAEFEKKCTYTVKDHPLEGGSESSELTRAEASLPRNLLFKHHPSSKEVIGVASREYIPKGTRFGPLVGESYTAETVPKDANRKYFWRIYSEGEFHHFVDGFNEQKSNWMRYVNPAHSQQEQNLAACQNDMNIYFYTVKPIPANQELLVWYCPEFAERLHYPPSGELMMQKLKQSLMEVKQQTSEVSPIWEKSSGKREHSVSEILKGTHKEPSRPLPTRPTCLDSPPSRKCSPERTFNPRVIYPIRPHINEEYLKASPAFGLNRTSYPARSPGQSSATPSPTARSSPETSPQSSPGLQGPTPSTHEHKEGFFPSALYRRGLGHYPDYPSPAHLPSAFYPSPHYSRYLLSHYPMGCNGLSGGPVSSIFPRMYPIYSNLVPGGALPPHMPLPTSMLPPEGGRRLLLPPDNAHRDFLLPASTSAFSAATSLKDSAPHGPGSGSPTAGSAASTERMPTKPTPALLPVGRADEEAINLSKMKRGSSTTGYKTLPYPLTKQNGKIKYECNVCNKTFGQLSNLKVHLRVHSGERPFKCHTCNKGFTQLAHLQKHYLVHTGEKPHECQVCHKRFSSTSNLKTHLRLHSGEKPYQCKLCPAKFTQFVHLKLHKRLHTRDRPHKCLHCHRCYIHVSSLKVHLKGHCPAAPSPPVRSLGDLNRVNEEIERFDLSDNADRLEEMDSVDVETVVEKQILNMLWREMDLKASYHKGGSAGELLSAGYGLYEPGSETSVIKLRHSSPLPLFPIKVKQESDEPMDA